A DNA window from Cydia pomonella isolate Wapato2018A chromosome 18, ilCydPomo1, whole genome shotgun sequence contains the following coding sequences:
- the LOC133527793 gene encoding uncharacterized protein LOC133527793: MSNSPSNVFDGQDYTFKQYYYPVSDAEDSLTCVPDEPVKRKLNTHSNIDAFFDQPKIKRKKNVSSTVGKGCKGGGISYISTNKDDGTNSTHLIKIEIFDMKKLSKVSDTTKHWMFADVRAKYFVMENETNKHLQQAKDLIYGITKEISESDECKKYHFNSKV; the protein is encoded by the exons ATGTCG aaCTCCCCATCAAATGTCTTCGACGGCCAAGACTATACATTTAAGCAGTACTATTATCCAGTGTCAGATGCAGAGGACAGCCTAACTTGTGTACCAGACGAGCCGGTGAAGCGAAAATTAAACACACACTCAAATATCGATGCATTCTTTGACCAGCCAAAGATAAAGAGGAAGAAAAACGTGTCTTCCACTGTAGGAAAAGGCTGTAAAGGGGgtggtatatcatatatatctacAAACAAAGACGATGGTACGAATTCGACACATCtaatcaaaatagaaatatttgatatgaaaaaacTATCCAAAGTTTCTGATACAACTAAACACTGGATGTTTGCGGATGTGCGTGCAAAATATTTCGTGATggaaaatgaaacaaataagcACTTACAGCAAGCTAAAGATCTCATTTACGGAATCACGAAGGAGATTTCCGAATCCGACGAGTGTAAAAAGTaccattttaattcaaaagtctAA